taatatctaaaaaatctaTGCACAAAAatgttacaaaatttaaaaatctcttATCTAGCATCAAGTAGCTCCAAAAAGTTAATATTATATGGGAAAAAAGATTTATTCGATTGATCAGTACTCattcaaattatataatttttatatataggtcTTTCGAATGTGATAGGATAAGTCTTGTAAACTAAATGAAAAATGTTAGCTATATATCCTAAAAAGGAGAGTAAATCTTATACtttttatcttataatttacaaaatctttaaaattttatttttatttattaattgacATAATAAGTAATGAATAAaaatgtgtaaaatttatattttttgaattgtaCAAATAATATTGCTCAAACTAAATTCTAAGACATTGAGAGCACGTTTGGtttgcgctatctttttaagattcctaataattcaataaaaataaaaaaatatgacggtgtttggctaaacatACTAAGTAATCtaattggtaatattagattttctTGAGAATGAGATTCATTCCAAAGTACTAATCACATTCTCTTGagagagggtgggtatccttatattaatgaattgggataatcataatatgcctaatctttttttttctccctaccTGCCGGCtagttggttttatttttttttacactctaacctcatatctctctttaaacttatttttttctctctaaatttcaattttttttctctctctaaactgaGCTCTCttcccccctctttttctaaaatctcaactctctcactctctctaatctcgattctatttttctttctatttctttaattatgctctctctttctaacctatgttctctctcccccttttttctaaaaagatgttgaaatttttggtggcattatttaaaattaattaaagaaaataaataaataaattgtatattttttgtaaacttaaataacataactaaataatataaccgtgcgaaccaaacacaggaatgcaacattcttagtaataggatgaataagaataagattctctgacatctttttattgcttgtaatttttcatagtacgaaccaaacgcaccctgaATTTCAATGGTGCGGTCCATGAAATGTCCGGATACACGTGGTAGAGAGAATAATTTATCGTTGCTACGGGATGCATTCAATCCGGCAAAACACCTATTTCGCTGCCGACTTCAGAAAAACCCTACGAGAGCGCCAGTAGAAAACCCTACATataagcctctctctctctcttcttccttcttcggTCTCGACCCCGACCACGACCTCTCTCCCATGGAGTTACCCCGCCCAATCCCCTCCCCACTCCCTATCAACAGCAAGAGAAAACGAACCCTATCTTCAGAACCCcatgaagaagaggaagaagacgaagaagcaAACCCTAGCCCTAACAAAAATTCCAAGCATCGTGGTGTTTGGGAGAACGTCGACCTCATCCTCTCCCTCCAAAGCAAAGACATACCCCTCAAAAGGTCCGTTTCTTCGACCTCAGAAACGATTTAATTTGTACTAGTTCTTTCCTACGTGCTATTTGATGTGATTTAGCGTAGAACTAATGCAGGAAAATCGAACTTGTTTTCGATTTCGTCGCCTCGGAATCTATATGTTGTGATCGACGTGTACAACCAGTTTCAATCACCCGCTTAGTGTCTTTTGTCGGCAACTGGATGCAACCAGTTTTGATTTCTTCGGAGAATAGTAGGAAGGATTTGGAGATTTGGGATCCTTGTTTGGATCATAGATGCTGGGCCGTTCTCAAATTCTGTCTAGACAAGTCTTTTATTTCTGTCTCCCCAAATTTACTTCGAGCAATTACTCGTATTGCGAGGCACGCGTTGTTGGGAATCAGTGGTGGTAGCTCATCTAGTAGGGAAGAATCTTCTAAGTTGTTTGAGCAGGTTTCGGAGTACTTATCTGTGCTTCTATCCTCCAATTCAAGAGCTTTTTATAATGCAGGAGTTGATTTATGGATCTCCTGTGCAGTTGAATTTGTTAATTTGGTTCACAAAGTTACTGCTAATGATAAGCCTGGTTCTTCTGGCCATCAAGTTCTTTTAGCCCTTTCAATATGTCTGCTTGAGCACTTTGCTAGCTTTCTGAGGTTTTACCCGAATCCCAAGAACATCTTTCGAGCTTTCGTAGACCGGCTTCTCGACCCATTGTTGGAATTGCTGGTTTTATTGCACTCGCAAGGTAGCGGAGGTAAAGGTGAACAGGTGGGAAGCTTGTTGAGGATTGTTGGAGAGGTTTTGTCAAATGGTTTGTTTCATCCTGCCCACATTAATGGGTTTTTGAGTTTGCAAAGCTTGAAGGTGAAGCATGAAGATACGGAGCGGAGAGGATTAAAAGGTAGCTACCATCAACACTTCTTTCAGAGATTCAAAGGTATTAAAACGGAGAATAAGGCAGTATTACTAGGTGGGTTTGGTTACCTATTTCAGTTGTTTGTTGGTAGAGTTAGGAACCGGAGAGGAGCTAATATGGCATCTAAAGGGGCGACCAATCCAGCCTTGTGGAGAAGTAGTGTGTCTTCTGAAGGAGCACAGGAAACTAATAAACCACTTTTTGAAGTGTTTGCTCGGTTTATGGAACCGTTGTTGCTCGAGTGTAAGGGATGTGCACTACCGGAATATTCTGAGATGGGAGCAACGAGGCTGGTAAATACACTTTGCTTGCTCAAGTCAATGAATGAAACCCTAAAGACGTTCATTCAAGAGAGAATATATGTGCGAACAGATGACACAGAAGGAGTTCACTTTAAATTTTTGCAAGAGGTCCATGACACAATTATTTCGGTTGCaggagaaatatataaattttggttATTACAATTGCATGTGAATGACACAAGCATTGTGAAGATGCTTCCACTGACAGCCAGGGAGGTTTTTGTTGCCGTGGGTTGCCTTTTAGAGATTGAATATAAGGTCGTGGGAGATGACCTTGTTAAGTTATGGCTGATGATGTTTGCATTTTCGGCAGTAAATATATCTTCAAAGGATGCAAAGCTTCATTCCTTGCTTAACTCAGAAGTCCTGAATCTTGGATGCCaaataattaatgtatttagGGAGCTTCGCCAGGttggtatatttttttatgagcATTTACTTACGACACCTTCTGACTTTTCTATGGATTTCTTTTCTAAAGAATATTGGGAAGGTAAATTTTCCTACCCTAATGATGCTTCCGCACATTGTCTCCTGTGACTGTGAGAAAGGATATTTCTTACATTTCTATGTCATTACTTTTTTGCTGCGACTGTAGTAGTTTAGGTTAGCATTAGGGCATGTTTTATGCAGAACTCTGAAGCCGTTATCCCTGTAATCCAATATATTTTGGTCAAAacatttctttcctttttcttttggagtGGTTGCTTTTATTTATtcgtctttgtttttttttcccctcttgtTATCTGTAATGTAGGTAAATTATCCAGTTTTGGCACTGTGTAAAGCTGTGAGAGTCTTCAGAGTTATTGGCGATGCTAGTGCTGCAAGATATACTTTGTTTATTCCTTCTTTGCCTTTATCCTCTCAAATGTGCTTGGAAGCTGTGGCAACTTTGGCATGCTCACAATCAATCCGAGCTGCAATTTGCAATTCAATCAAGACGATGCCAGAAAGGAAAGCCGGGGAATTTATAGATGAACTAAAAGATGACCTCAGTGAAACAATGAAATGGATCAGACATAGTTCCTTTATGGATGGAGGCAGTTTAGATTCACTGGAAAGAAACACCTCATTTAGCACTATTTGGGATTTCAATCTCAAAACTTTAGGAAGAGTATTTTCTGAAATATACAGTTCAGTGTTAGATTCCCTTACTATTACCTCAACAAATAGTACCTTGGTAGGAAATTCTCTCGAAAGCTTGATGAATGCAATTAGACCAAGCTTCAGTCCTTTGGTGCAAAACCAATCTGATAATATCAACAAATTCATTCCTTTGGTGCAAAAACAATCtgataatatcgaaaaattcaCTATCTTCCTTACAGGAACAAGTGTGGCTGACCAAGAAGTTCCTGACAGTGGAAGTGAAAGAAAAAACTTGTCATGGGcatttgtctttttctttcGCTTATACACGTCATGCAGAAGCTTATACCAACAATCTATTAGCCTCATGCCACCTGATTTGGCAAGAAAAGCATCAGAATTGATGGGGAGCTTATTTTCTGTATGCCATGGAACTGAATGGACAGATAAGTCCAATTATGTTGACGAAGGCTATTTTTCTTGGATTGTTAAACCTTCCATTTCGCTTCtggattttattaaatatttccgAGATGCCTCTTTTAATAGAAGTTATGAGGATTGTGGGCCGCTTGTTTATGTCCTACACATTATGGCTTTACAGAGACTCAACAATCTAAACAGGAAAATTCAGGCTTTTAAGTTCTTGCTGGATGGGAGTAGACGACTGTTCAAAATGCAGAAGCAAAGAAACAAGGACACACGCAAGGGAAGCAAAAGATGGAAAAGGCTCCTTACTGCTTGTAGTTTGGAGGCTGCGCATCTGACCGGTTTCATGACTCACTACATACAATTATTGTTTCCTGACAGAAAACGTACCAAAACAGTTGATTCTCAAATATTATCCTCATCAAATGAAGATGCCTGGGATGTGAGTGTCTGCTCATTGAATGAGAATTCACTTTCTGTTGGAATTTGGTGGCTTCTTTGCCAAAACATTGACGTATGGTGCTTTCATGCCTCTAAAAAGGATCTGAAGTATTTCTTAACACATTTACTGATCTACGGTTTGGCATGTGAAAAGAACAAAGGCATAAAAAAAAACGGAGCTAGTCAACTTTTACACAAGGAAGTTTCTTTACGCCATATATCATTGGAGCTTCTTCGTGATACCGTTCTTTATGATCAAACAGTATGTAAATATGCTAGACTAGTGATATTTGTCCTTTTACAAACAATGCTTGGACTAGGGCCACCATATCACCCATGAACCACCACCATTAAAAGCTGATACATACGTCCGACCATAAACTTGTCTTGATCGGTGAGGGTGTTTTGTGTTTGATAAAGCTTTTTGGCAGTGTTTGGTGGGTGAGAAAGATTATAAAAATCCCAAAGCATCATTTTGGGGTATGTGGCACTCTTTATGGGTTGTACTTCATCTTCAACATGGTGGCCCTGGTCCAGTCAATATGCCTTCCTCCCAGCACCCCACGCCCACACAaccaataaagaaaaaaaagaaaaagaaatcatatTTCTATTGAGTTTCTTGTTGATCTGTTTGGAaataattaccatcttttcttttgtatcttTTAATTTTGTCGCTTGTTACCAAATGGATGGTCAAATGAGGTTCACTTTGTTTTTACTTTTAGGTACTATCCAAGCATATGGCATcaatattctacactattctgaaGAATTCGTTGTCTTCTATTGTGGAAGATGCTTATGCAACTTGTGTAGATCTGAATTCCCTACCCGATTGGTCAGAGATCTTGACAGCGTTGGAAAAACGAAATGCCGTGTATATGGATAGCCATGCTTTACATGTCCCGCCTTCAATGTCAGCATCAGATTTACAGATAAAGAAAGCTTCACTTTTGTCCTTTAAACCTGAAATAACAAGTTGTGAGAGTTTGCTTGATCTCTTATGTAAGATTCCTGAGGTACATCTTACTACTAAATCATTCTCTCAATATGCAACTTGCATTCTCCATCTTGAGAGGTCAGTTTGTCCTCCGTTTTTGCTGTTTACTTCAGTAATCCCTGCTGTAAATTTTGATATCTTGATATTTGAAGGTATCTTTTTTTATCAATCTTagtttatttgtaaaataattttgtaacttTGTAGTTACCCATTTTATTTGTCCATGCTTTTGTATGCATTTTCTTGAAAATCAAGTAAGCGTTACAGGAGTAACTTCATTgtgattttttcttattttcaggcTAGTGATTTCAAATTTGTTAATCAATCATGATGAATCCATTTCCAACAGCCCCTTCGAGCTCTTGAGACTGTTTCTATCCTGTCGAAGGACCTTGAGATATCTGGTTGTGTCACTTAATGAGTTTAATCAAGAAGCAAAGCCACTCTCAATTTTTTCTGGAATTTTTGGTTCCTCTACAATAATTTGGCTTTTGGTATCAGTACACACATTAGTTGGATTGCCACATACGCTATTTGGGGAGTTCTATAATCAGTTAAACAATATAATCTTCTCTATAATAGATCATACCTCAAACATATTTTTGAATCTGAGCAGTAGACAGAAGATGAACTATGATACTAATGAAGATTATGCATCATGGGAGTATGGGGAACTTATTGCTCAAGCATTAGAGAAGCAAATGAGAAAGTTACCTGTGACTGTAGAGGGCAGCATCAGTGCTATCAAACTGGAAGCTTGTTTTCATATTTTGGACTGGAAAAAATTATCATGCACGCTATCTTGTCTGCAAGGTTTCTTATGGGGTCTCTCATCAACCTTAGCGAACATATGCAAGAATTCAGGAGGAAATCCACAATTAGTAGATGCCTTCAAATTTAGTAATTACGTTGCTGGATTTGAAAACTTTGTAGATCTTTGCATCTATTTGTTGCTTGTTGACAACAATCAAGGGACTGTAGGTGTGCACTCTATTCATAATTTACTGGATCTGGATTTTGATAATGGATTGTTGAGCGTGGATTCTCTTTTAGATAGATGGACTAAGTGTCCAAATTGTGAAATCCAAAATTCCAAATTGGAAGAAATTTCTGGTGAAGTTCCCAAAATTGATTTGTCAAATATGCACGATTTGAAATTCTCTTTATTTAAAGAACTTTTAAAGGGCAAAAATCCCCAGATTGCATATGCACTCAGAGAGCTCTTTGTTGCATCTGCTGCAATTCTTAAATTGAAGTCTATTGTATCTGTAAATGCAAATTCGCAGAAGTGCAGTCATATGGAATCATATTCAATGAGTATTCTTGTTAGAACATCTTATATGATACTCCAGGAAATGGCAGAAATGTGTGGCCAGCCCAATGCATTTTCTTTTGTCTGGATTGACGGGATCTTAAAATATCTTGAAGTTGTAGGGGTCTATTTTAGTATGGAGGACCCTAAATTTTCAAAGGAAGTGTATACCCAGTTGATGAATTCTCATATGAGGGCTATTGGGAAGTGCATTTCACTGCAAGGAAAGAATGCGACTCTCTCCTCTCATGAGACAggatcaaatacaaaattgctACTGACTCAGAATGAATCAGGTCATGGTATTATGAAAGGTCTTGATCATGAACACTGTATTATAAATGCATTTAAATCTAGGGTCAGAATGTCATTGAGAAAGTTTATCAGAAAACCACTCAAGTTACACATGAACACAGTTATACAAACTGTAGAAAAAGCACTAATTGGAGTGCAGCCAGGTTGCCATGCAATCTACAACATAAACATGGGAGAAATTGATGGAGGAAAAGTTTCCTTGATGGTTGCTGCTGGGATTGACACTTTGGATTTGGTTCTCGAGTCTCAACCTGGTAACTATAAAGAATTTAGCTTTTCTTTAGGgagattttaaatatatatccttgcaaaatcatgaatttacatatataccaataaaatctgaattttgatatatttaagtTTCTTACAGAAGTGCCCCAATCTAAAGTTGGGGATTAATCCGGTTCATGTGCATTGCTTGTGTTGCATGGCAGGCAAGCGGCAGGCATGATGTGCATATGTGAGAAACTAATATCAAAATTCAGACTATACAAAGGatataaattaagtagataatGTTGCAGGGGTACATATATGTAAACTTTTCTATAACAAATctgttattaattatttaataattggCTGTTTTGTCACATGGCATATACTGCAGTAAACGAGCGAGTTCTTTTTAAGAACATCCCAAGCTTAGTTGGTTCCCTGTTCAACATTATTTTGCACCTCCAGAGCCCAACAATCTTCTATGTAGAGAAGCCACCCTCCAGTAAGAGTGAGTTACATCCAGATGCAGGCACCGTCGTTCTAATGTGTGTTGAGGTTCTTACTAAGGTTGTCGGGAAGCATTCTTTTCAGATGGAGGTGTGCCATGTATCACACTGTTTGCATATACCGATGGCACTTTTCAAGTACTTTCATAAAATCAAAGCTTCTCGGTCATTTCCTGATGTCAATCAATTCATCATTGATCGCCAGTTTATGGTTAACTTGTACGCGGCATGTTGCAAATTGTTATGTACCACTCTTAAGCATCGAACACGGTAAACATTTGTTTCCCTTCCCATCTTGTATTCTGTAATATTACTTTTTAAACTTCTGTTAGACTAAGCACAAGAAGAAAAAGGATCTTGATGGTTATAACAGGGATTAAGGTGCCAAAGCTACCCTGTTTGTAAACTCAACAATTCATTTAAGGGAAAACTAATTAGCGAAGATCATATGACTAGTGGTGTAATTTGATGTATCCAGGATCCTAAATTAAAGGTTTAAATTAACATGAAAACATATATGTAATTTATGTTTTTTGTTTCGTTATGTTTCATTAATTATCATATTGTTATTTCATGTGCTTATTTTGATTCATGTTTCAGCTTGTTTCAGCTATTTCTTATTGTTTCTACTGAAATGACTCTTGTTGCAGATTCCTTCAGATGTAATGTAGCAACCTCTAGAATTACTGTTTTATAGAGCTTAGTGTGTAATTGTTGAAAGCCGAGCTATAATATGTTTCTTCCTTACATCAGTTTTTATCCCCTGCCTGTAGTGAGGTTGAAAGATGCATTGCTCAACTTGAAAATTCAGCAACTACTCTTCTTAGCTGTTTGGAGACTGTGGATGCTACCTTAGCAAGCATAAAAGGTTATTTTGCTTGGGAAGTGCAGGAGGCCCTAAAATGTGCTAGCTTTTTACGAAGGATCTATGAAGAGGTTTGTGATGCCTTAGTATGTTTCTATAAAGTGTACTTATATACAGTCATTGCTTTAAATACTTAGTTGATCATGAACAAGACCATTCTTTACCAAGTACACAGTAGATTTTGCCCTTATGTGGAGGAACTTAGGTTTTGGATCAGATTACTAAAACAAGAATTGGCAATGTGAAGGCTTCCTCTGAGAACAGGAATACTGATGCTATATAACTGTAGTAtcctatatatattactatgctTGATATTCTTCGTTCTGCatttttcttatatatctcTCCCCAGGTTTTAAGCCTGTAGCATACGGAGTTTAGAATATTTATATCTTTGTGTAGAACATAGCTTGGAGATGATAATTTGACATTTTGCATGTAATTCACTACCAAAATTAAGCCAGagttatctatatatatatatataaataaatagaactTGTCTTTTGTTTGACTTCAAGATGTGCTTCAAGTAATCTCTTATGCATAAACTGTCTTTACTTTGCTTGAATGCATCTAATAAAGAGCTTATATTGGCCTTGTTATTTTGTAGATAAGACAGCAAAAGGATATCCTTGCAAAGTACTCCTTTTACTTCCTTTCAAATTACGTAAGCATCTATTCAGGGCATGGTCCTTTCCAAACCGGCATAGAAAGGTAAGACTAAAATGCATCAACTGTAGCAAAGCTCTTTTGGTTGTGCTTTTCCTGTTACTTCTTCCCTTTACAGTAACAACAAATGTTTTTTATGTTAATCCTCTAATTTCTATGCAACAGAGAGATAGATGAGACATTGAGACCTGGTATCTATTCTCTAATTGATATTTGCTCAGCAGCCGATCTCCAACAGCTTCACACTGTTCTGGGTGGTCTGTTTCTGGATACATTTTGATTTGATCAAAGTGTAGTAAATTGTTAGTTTCTTACTAACTTTTTGTTGCATTTTGATTTTGCAGAAGGCGCATGCAGAAGTACTCTTGCAGCTCTGCTACATGACTACAAACTACATTTTCAATATGAAGGGAAAATATAGTTCCCGTCAAAGGTTTTGTATTCTAGGTGCTAGTTCATTCCTGGATCCTGCAGCTAAACTCATCTACTTGATAAATCCTATCGAATTGGTAAATGCATTGCCTTAACTATTTGAGAAAGCTTATTGAATCAGTAAAGGCGTTGAGGTCCGGATGACGTGCTGCTGTTTCCATCAGTAACAGAAGATTTTGCAGGTTGGTTACATAACCCACTAGTATTTCCTATCGTTGCATTtactattttaaattgaattgagTGTCTCCTGAAACTCTCCAGATTGTCGACATTATTTGAAGTTAAACACTCGACACAATGAGAATCAGATAGGCCGGAGCGGTCATTCATTTACCATGCAGGAAACAAGAAACAGTGGCTtgttaaaaatttgaagaactTGAGCCCTGCTTCTCATATAGGCTTATATTTAATCAGTTAATTATTTATGTACAAAATCGTTCaggattttgttttgttttgctaCCATCATGAGAGTCATTTCCTCGCTGGGTTATACTTCCTCTTGTTCTTGTGTAGGATTGGAAAAATTATAGCATTACACGTGAAGAGAGTAGGTTATACTTCCTCTTGTTCTTGCATACACGTGAAGAGAGTAGGTTTCTACTTCCCTTATTCTCGCCGGATAAATTCTACAAAATTCTCTCTCAACCCTTATGCATTACTCTCTGCTCATATCATTTGGAACCCGTAAAACTagcaaatatgaaaataaatcttAGCATACCATATGATTCCACTTACCAGGTGGCAAACAGGGTCACACCATGATGAGCAGTTTGGGGATATATACAACACAGGCCACACCAATACATATAACATTCTATGGGCAATCAATATACTATATACATTCAAATGCAAATAATGGTAGTGATTTTTCACTAGCCAGGATATATTTGCAGATAGACTTATCTGATTCTGGAGCCACTTAATATCGCGGAAACTCTGATTCTCATTCTTCCACTATATCGAGAGCCTCGCAATATGCTGAAACACCAGTTTTCTCTGAGATTTGTATCTGAAATAAGCAGCCACCTTCTTCAAAGCAATTTTGAAATAGCACGGCACGATGACCACAAGGCCACAGAGGCCGCCCTAAAAATAGCTGGATTTTGGTACATTCTGGGGAGGAGAACAACACGGCGATCATTAGAGATCAACAAGCTCTATGAATTGCAAACTTAGGGTACTATGCTTCGAGAAGGAAATTGAAGGGTACATGTTGCTGGCAAGTAATAACTAGTCTGCTTTCACAAAGATATGTTATGAAAAAGTAAAAGACAAGGAACTTGCGGCTTGTAACTAGTGTTGCTTTCACAAAGATATGCTGCGGAAAAACAAAAGACAATGGTAGTGGATATTCCTTCAATTGCAACAATATCTAGCATAGCAGAAGATAATAAGACATCCATACATGACTCTTTCATACTCCATCACACACAAAAAAGGGTCATCTGCATTATCACACATAaatctaattttgtttttaaaacataaaaagcATTAGTTTACATATCAAATGCGGCAATGACAATCAAATCCTGATGCCAAATGCTAATGGTTTTTTCGCTGTTATTTTGATGGATCTTAATACAAGAAAAGCACAGCGTTGCAGTATATCCATCAACCGATGTTTAACTAGGTATGTGCTGTTTATCCTAAACATATAATCAGTATTAAACAGTTTATACAAGAGAAATTGTTTGATTATGAGGACactaagagatttttttttttcatatgtttAAATATGAAGATGGAACGTTCCTCATACAGAACTAAGCAACACGAAAGAATCCATGCATCACGCAAGAGAAACTTAGGGATGACTCGAGAGTATAAAACTGACAACGGATATTTTAACTCCTAAATTAACTATATTATAGATAACTGTACAATGCCTTAGGTCTAAATTTGATTGCAAAAGAAGAAATCTAAAACATAATCCATATAGCCCAATTGTACAATATACTCCGACATGTGAAATGAGCAAAGAGATTTAGACGACAACAGAAACTGTGAAGACAATGCTGCATTTCTAAACAACTGGATAGACAACTTACCCTATGGCAGTTGCACTCCAAGAAGCTAGATTGTAAATCACTTTGCTGCTATCCCATGCCTTTTGAAGCCTACTCTTCTTCTTTGCAGAGAATGTTTTTCTAAGAGCTGAGGGCGATAAAAGGTTAGGCATTATAAGCAATGGTTATCATCAAGTATTAGCATTAGAAATTTCAAAGCATTGATTTCTCTTGAAAGATCAAAGGTTCACCTTCTTGAAGTTGATCAGGAGTTAATTCCTACAAAAGAACAGTGGTATCCATCAATTAATTGCGTAAACTGCAATACTTCTAACAGATCAAGTCACTAGCTAGCTCACGAGAAAAAGAAAGCCTGTCAAGAGGAAGCACAAATAAAGAAGCTTCGAGAGTGAGTTGAGTTCTACAGATGGATGTTCTTGTATAAAGTTCTTCAACATTGGCATGTTTGGATGAAAGTTATCCTGCAATAACTTACCTGTGGGGATTTTATTTTGAGATTGCACTATTGcaaccaaaattatattttttatccatCGCAAGGTTCTCATAATCATTACTTTGCAAAATAATGCATTGCACCAATGAGGTTTTTCTGTTTTTAAGGTAGTTAGGTGATTTAGAATTGTCCAAGAGAAAAGCCATCTACCATGCGGTTCTAGACTTATCCCACCCTCATCAATCCATAGTGCAAGACACTTgagtaaacaaaagagatatggTGCAAGAAAATGTTCACGcctccaaacaggcccttattGACAAGAGATTCGATGGCCTTCAGCATCCATGTGAGAAAATTTATCAGTTGATAAGAAATAGAACAGTGAACAGTGAACCAGCAGGTCCACCGGGCAGTCCGTATACATAACTTTGTACATACCGAGTAATTACCTACACCATCACATATGCCACTGGCAGCTACTATAGTGGATGGAGTTACATGTGTGCCAAACTTGCccatgaaatttgaaattatgccTGAATGCTCATTTTTCTTTAACATAAAGGAACTAAGCTTTACGGACATAAGAATAAGGTCTCATGCAGACGAGCATAAAGATGATGTTGCATGAGCAGTGAAGTAATAGAGGAACAGCTAAACTAAAAGCTAGAAATTAATGATGGAAAACACCAACATACCTTTGTCTGTTTAAGCGATAGCAGGTATGCAGCCATGAAACAAGCTAGACCATCAACAATGTCCTCTTCACAAACAAGAACATAATCATCTGACTCTGATTCACTCTCTCCGCCAACATCCTTAGCTCCCCATAAATCTTTAGCAGTGATCATATCCCAGGATGAATTTCCATTTGCTTCCCCATATATACCTGTTTAGCAACTCATAGTATACTTAGAATTGCAACGTTTTTTATGCTGTTGCAAGAGATTTTTCAATGTGCAAAGGGAAAGGATTCGGTAATTTTCAACTCATACCATGACAGTCTTGAGACATGGACATGTGAATACTCCcaactttttctaaaaaatttcgTGACTCCACTCTACACTTCAGAAGTTCACATAGCTGCATAATAAACAGTGTTCAATGTTGTAGAGCAACAAAGATGAAGTAATTCTA
The window above is part of the Ananas comosus cultivar F153 unplaced genomic scaffold, ASM154086v1, whole genome shotgun sequence genome. Proteins encoded here:
- the LOC109704783 gene encoding uncharacterized protein LOC109704783 → MELPRPIPSPLPINSKRKRTLSSEPHEEEEEDEEANPSPNKNSKHRGVWENVDLILSLQSKDIPLKRKIELVFDFVASESICCDRRVQPVSITRLVSFVGNWMQPVLISSENSRKDLEIWDPCLDHRCWAVLKFCLDKSFISVSPNLLRAITRIARHALLGISGGSSSSREESSKLFEQVSEYLSVLLSSNSRAFYNAGVDLWISCAVEFVNLVHKVTANDKPGSSGHQVLLALSICLLEHFASFLRFYPNPKNIFRAFVDRLLDPLLELLVLLHSQGSGGKGEQVGSLLRIVGEVLSNGLFHPAHINGFLSLQSLKVKHEDTERRGLKGSYHQHFFQRFKGIKTENKAVLLGGFGYLFQLFVGRVRNRRGANMASKGATNPALWRSSVSSEGAQETNKPLFEVFARFMEPLLLECKGCALPEYSEMGATRLVNTLCLLKSMNETLKTFIQERIYVRTDDTEGVHFKFLQEVHDTIISVAGEIYKFWLLQLHVNDTSIVKMLPLTAREVFVAVGCLLEIEYKVVGDDLVKLWLMMFAFSAVNISSKDAKLHSLLNSEVLNLGCQIINVFRELRQVNYPVLALCKAVRVFRVIGDASAARYTLFIPSLPLSSQMCLEAVATLACSQSIRAAICNSIKTMPERKAGEFIDELKDDLSETMKWIRHSSFMDGGSLDSLERNTSFSTIWDFNLKTLGRVFSEIYSSVLDSLTITSTNSTLVGNSLESLMNAIRPSFSPLVQNQSDNINKFIPLVQKQSDNIEKFTIFLTGTSVADQEVPDSGSERKNLSWAFVFFFRLYTSCRSLYQQSISLMPPDLARKASELMGSLFSVCHGTEWTDKSNYVDEGYFSWIVKPSISLLDFIKYFRDASFNRSYEDCGPLVYVLHIMALQRLNNLNRKIQAFKFLLDGSRRLFKMQKQRNKDTRKGSKRWKRLLTACSLEAAHLTGFMTHYIQLLFPDRKRTKTVDSQILSSSNEDAWDVSVCSLNENSLSVGIWWLLCQNIDVWCFHASKKDLKYFLTHLLIYGLACEKNKGIKKNGASQLLHKEVSLRHISLELLRDTVLYDQTVLSKHMASIFYTILKNSLSSIVEDAYATCVDLNSLPDWSEILTALEKRNAVYMDSHALHVPPSMSASDLQIKKASLLSFKPEITSCESLLDLLCKIPEVHLTTKSFSQYATCILHLERLVISNLLINHDESISNSPFELLRLFLSCRRTLRYLVVSLNEFNQEAKPLSIFSGIFGSSTIIWLLVSVHTLVGLPHTLFGEFYNQLNNIIFSIIDHTSNIFLNLSSRQKMNYDTNEDYASWEYGELIAQALEKQMRKLPVTVEGSISAIKLEACFHILDWKKLSCTLSCLQGFLWGLSSTLANICKNSGGNPQLVDAFKFSNYVAGFENFVDLCIYLLLVDNNQGTVGVHSIHNLLDLDFDNGLLSVDSLLDRWTKCPNCEIQNSKLEEISGEVPKIDLSNMHDLKFSLFKELLKGKNPQIAYALRELFVASAAILKLKSIVSVNANSQKCSHMESYSMSILVRTSYMILQEMAEMCGQPNAFSFVWIDGILKYLEVVGVYFSMEDPKFSKEVYTQLMNSHMRAIGKCISLQGKNATLSSHETGSNTKLLLTQNESGHGIMKGLDHEHCIINAFKSRVRMSLRKFIRKPLKLHMNTVIQTVEKALIGVQPGCHAIYNINMGEIDGGKVSLMVAAGIDTLDLVLESQPVNERVLFKNIPSLVGSLFNIILHLQSPTIFYVEKPPSSKSELHPDAGTVVLMCVEVLTKVVGKHSFQMEVCHVSHCLHIPMALFKYFHKIKASRSFPDVNQFIIDRQFMVNLYAACCKLLCTTLKHRTREVERCIAQLENSATTLLSCLETVDATLASIKGYFAWEVQEALKCASFLRRIYEEIRQQKDILAKYSFYFLSNYVSIYSGHGPFQTGIEREIDETLRPGIYSLIDICSAADLQQLHTVLGEGACRSTLAALLHDYKLHFQYEGKI
- the LOC109704784 gene encoding uncharacterized protein LOC109704784: MQLCELLKCRVESRNFLEKVGSIHMSMSQDCHGIYGEANGNSSWDMITAKDLWGAKDVGGESESESDDYVLVCEEDIVDGLACFMAAYLLSLKQTKELTPDQLQEALRKTFSAKKKSRLQKAWDSSKVIYNLASWSATAIGMYQNPAIFRAASVALWSSCRAISKLL